The Denticeps clupeoides chromosome 1, fDenClu1.1, whole genome shotgun sequence genome segment TCTGTGGTGCCACCAAAGGCCCAGGGTAAATTGAATAAGCTGTGAAAAACAAGGATTGTCTACTGTTGCTCAAGAAGCATGTTAATTTGCACTCGGGGGATCCTGTTTTTCCCACACATTGCTCATCTATAATTGAGTGAACACCAAGCTGCTTGTGAAAAGGCAGGTTTGTAAAGGATTCTGatgctgtccatggtgctgaagaaGCATTGCCACTAAGAAAATATCCCATGTTACTGTGCTTAAAGTAAAGTTCATCCAAACTGAATCCCTTTGGTAACACTTCACAATGAGGGTAATTAAATATGCTGTTGGCAGCAGAAATTACGTTAACTGTGCAACTAATGTACTTTGAACATTCATTTATTCTGCTAAAATCATATTTCAGCTGAAACTATGGATCTTGGGCATTGTgaccttttatttattaaaccaaGACAAACCCTTATTGGTCATTATTGAATAGTTAATGGATTCTTCTCAACTAATTATGACCTGACCTTTACAGTCATTATGTTACATTGTTATGTTCTGAAGATTTCACTTGACCTTTAAATTAATTACTCTTTTCCATGTATTGTTGTCAACAGTTATTAGtaagtcattaaaataattattgtaatgCAGAACTGTGCTGGTggacatgaaaacaaaaattcaGTGTGCTCTGATAGCCAATTTTACTTCCACTATAGCAAAATCTTCTTTGACTGTTAATTACCAATAATTTAGTATGCCCTCCTTTCCtatctgaacaaaaaaaatagcgATTTTTCCTTGGCACAGTAATGGAATTGGTGAAAACACTGGTGTTGCGATGGGCACCAGTTAGTGAATCcagatatataaataaactaCTGTATAAATATAACTATGGCCCTGTATTTTATACCTGACTGTAGTAACTTCTATTTGGTCATCTGCCAAATTATCTttcttttgtaataaaaaaaaaagggttgatATTCAGGTTTTCAGCACATATTTTCAAACACTTATCTGACAACAGTATATAGATTGTACTAAATCAATCTGGATATCTCCTCAATTGGATTGAACTGAGCAAAATGGCAGAGTTCAAATTAGCAGACATGCCACACAAGGCTGCGGTTTCATTACTTGTTGAATTATTGTTGTACCACCAATAGGCTTGACTATATCAGCACCGGCTGCTTGTATAATTACAGcgatcattttctttttaaaggacTAAAAGTCACATGAAGACGCAGAACGTTTAACCAGATGGGCGTTAAATTGGGCAAACTGGCCCTGTCATTTTCTCATATTTTGGTTCCTTGATACGTTTAAAGTTGCCTGCAGGTCGACACGGTTTTATGGAGTGCTACAGTGAAGCACAAGCCAAATGGACCAGGCCTCTGTCCATTGTGCTGAAAGAGAAGAATCGGATGTGGGTGTCATAACGCGCCATTGCAACTCTGCCCCTACACGTCGTAACCAGCGACGTTTTTCGGGCAGATGAGGGGTGGAGGGTTATACTATACACTTTCGTACCCaattatgtctttttttgtttctttttcttgaggaaaaaaaaaaactacccgCTATGCGGATAATACTGGTGAACGCTAACACTGATATCGACATCTTGGACTAAATTTCAGGCCTGACCTACACATCGCTTGATGTCCTTGGCCGCAGAGAAAAGTTGGAGGGCACACATCCACAGCAGGCCAGCCACAGCGATTTCTGGATGTCTGGGTTCCTGAAGGCGTAGATGATTGGGTTTATCACCGAGTTGCATGTGGCTGGCAGCACCGTGGCGTACGTGTAGATCATCGGGTAGCTGCTGTCCGCCACGATGGAGTACATGGCGAAGGgcatccagcaggtggcgaaGGTGCAAAGGATAATGGAAAGCGTGCACACGCCTTTGGTGGTGGAGATGGCCATGAACTGGTGCTGGACGGCGATCTGCTGCGCGTGGCGGAAGGCGATCTTGCAGATTTGCAGGTAGAGCTGCATTATGAGTGCAAACACTAGCAGGAAGGTCACCGCCAGTGCCACGGCATTGTTCTTGGTGACAGGCCGGCAGATGCTGCAGTTGGACTCATTGCGCAAGCAGTTCCAGCCCAGTATCGGCAACAGGCCCAGCACAATGCATACAACCCAGATGAGCCCCACCACGACGTAGGTAAACGTGACGGTGCGCTCAGTGTGGTAGGTCAGTGCGTTGTACAAGGAGAGGTACCGGTCCACGGTGATGGCCAAAATGTTGAGCACAGAGGCGGAGAAGGCAGCGATGAGCAGTCCCACGGACACCAGCGTGACAAACTCAGTGTTCAGCATGTAGATGAAGACGAAGTTGAGGATGAGACCCAGGCCGGCCAGCAGGTCCGCGAAGGCCAGGCTGCCGATCAGGATGAACATGGGCGCCCTCAGCGTGGGCGTGTAGAAAAGGATGGCGATCACGATCGCATTCTCGCACGAGATGAGCGTCCCGGTCACGCACAGCGCAATGTCCCACGGGCTGACGGCCAGCGGCTGCAAGTCGGGGGTCCGCACCGGAGACGAGTTCTGCGCATCCGGCAGGTTCAGCGTGGCCTCCGTGCTTAACAATGAGATGTTCAGGAGTTGGTCGCTCATTGCAGCAGCGAGAGAGTGAATCATAGCtgatggaggagagggagggatggagggagggagggagggatgcgGGAGGTGgtgggaagaagaagaagaagaaaaaataaacgtgcatgtcagaaaaaaaagcccCCAGCACCCATAATACCAGTTTCCCACGAACAaaacatcataataataataatcaataaaaaccaACTCCCTACGCGCCACGCGTTTAATGCAACAGTCGAGCAAGCACGCGCACGTGCAGATTCCACGCACAGCATCGGCAGAACCGCGCTACTTTACCCATGGCGTGGCATTCCACGGGAAGAGGCGCGCGTCCGCCGAGGAGAGTCAAAGTTCCCCCGTTTCCACCGGCGACGTTACGAAACGTCTCTGCGCAATTCGTCGCGGAGCCTCCCGTCGCCCAACGTGCGCCCATCACTACTGGGCTATTTTTAGAAAGGCGTCTAAAAATAACgcggagcgcgcgcgcgcgcgcgcgtgcgtcgCGACTGCGGGCGAAGCGGTTCGGCACGAGCCGCCGCCTGACGCCGCAGACGCGGCCAGGAATTACAATAGGGGAGGGGGGGCTTTGGGGAGGATAAATTTTGCCGCTCCATTCACAAATTCTCTCCGCACCGGCCCCGGTAAAGGTCACTAGCGCACGGTCGCCGTTCGCGCCAATATAAGacatctttttcttcttcttcttcttcttcttcttcttcttcttcttcttcttcttccgcGCGTCACCCGTTACCGCGAAAGCTGCAGTGGCCGCCACCATCCCGGAGCTGGAgacgggaggagaggagaacatTACCAGGCGctgctcttcttctttcttccctCGTCTCTCCGTGTTGTTGTTGCCGTTTGTTCCGCCGCCGTGaatgaatttatatatatatatattaaaaaaaaaaaaaaaccttatcgTTCTCAGAGTCCTTGGGTTCTAGCGCGCATTGCTAATAACGTTGGCAGCCCAATGGCGCTGCCTCGCCTGataccccccaccaccaccaccaccaccaccaccattggACCTACAGATGATTCTCCCCTCTGACGTCAAAAGTCTTCACGACAGTCATGATCGAGTCTGAATCAGAGACGCCGTGGACGGCGCGTGAATAATAAAACGAACAGGAGCGGCACGACAccccttttttttaagttctggGGGACACGGGTCCCCGATCGAGTGGTGATTAGAGGAGGGTGACACACCTTTTCACTTCCCCAAGGTCGCGGGATGAGCGGGGTCTACGTGGTCCTCTTCTGAGATCCACGTCAGAAAATACGCGCTacgagataaaaaaaaaaaaggagaaaacacACTTTCAGTCATTTGTAAAAAGGGACAGGACCCACGCCGTCAGCAGTTGGTGgattttataaaaatgcatctGTCCGCACCACCACGTGCGCCCACGTGGCTCGAATGCAGGGCGGGATGTTACGAAATCGGCCACGTTGGAAATCCATGGCTTTTAATAAAGGATAATTGCGTTAGTATTTCATCCACCGATCGTTTCGGAAAGTGGAATGGTGACTACATGGCTTGGGGATTTAATGAGAGAATCCTTATGATTCTGAAGGTCTTTGTTGGAAGCTCATGGTGTTCATTGCATAACCCTAATCAAGTTGTCCAGGTCTTATAGCTGACCCTGGTACATCTAGATCGGAGAGCTGGGATGTGCAGGCCGCGGCATGCCGTAATTCATTAGCCGAGTGGACACGTGTCCTTATCTGGAACCTCAGTTTTGCACAAAAGGGGTATAGTTTGGCCACAGAGTGCCTACAGCGTGCATCTGCAACAGAGAGGAGACCACGGAGCGACAGGCTGGCAAAACCAGGAtggctttttcctttttttaaattccctCTTTCCCTTCAGTCAATGATCTTATAAAGCGCGCCCGCTGACTGGAATATCAATGAGCCCACCCTTGGTGTAACGTCGGTCCGGCGTTAGCCAAGAGTTAGTCCATTCATTCATGGCAGCGTCCACCaatcgcttcctcctcctcccagccCTCCAGTCCCTCCATTCATCTTTACcgcattgcattgtgggtaagCTATTACATCATTCTTGACTCATTTCACTGGTTCCATTTTTCTGCTCTGCTTATTCATTTGCATATGCCATGTGGTTGTAGtccaaagaaaaaacacaaagacactTTTTatgtaatcacacacacacacacacacacactcatttaagTGTAACAGTGGTCACATGCAGCGAAATATCTGCGCTTGTTCTCATCAGTACATCGACCGTCTTCACTTCGATTGTAGCCCAAGGCAGTGAAAGCGAGTGGCTGCAGTGAAGCACTGTCTGCCCTTGCTGTGAAGATCTCCATAACTAGCCCCACTGTCAATCATCTCTGACAGTTGGTAGCAGCTCGTATCGGAGATCGTATAAATTCAACGCAATCCTCTGTTCACTCAAATGGACTATTACCCCGTTCCTTCCGCTCAGCAATTCCTGCCGACGCTGTCCAATCAGAAGAACACTCCAGTCAGCAagatgcttgtgtgtgtctgtgtgtgtctgtgtgtgtgtagtggagggGGATACACTGTATTAAGTGTTTgaagaaaatgagagagagagcgaaaagGAGAGTGGGAAAGAATGCATAAATCACTCATTTCCTCACTCTGATGCCAGTGTGAGGGCagcacttcatttaaaaacaatgcACCTCCAGTTGTGTTGTGTGAACGGTCAACTCGACAATATTCCACACAGTTAATGCTGAACAGGATGAGTAGAAACTTGTCAACCCGCTAATACCAGCACCGTATCAATCATCCAGCTGTCCAACAATGCTACAACCAGCAATTGTCCTGATGtcagtatagttgtttttgccTGCCTGTCTTATTTGCAGTTTTAGTCTAgactgtcattttagtctttattagtcttagtcacgtccagactcattttagtctagtcaagttttagTCGACATAAAGTCTGAGCGTTCTAGTCATATTTTactcagaattatccatgattaTTTGTTTAAGTCAgtgaaaaattttttttttttagtcaaacccatttcataattataaCAAGATGatctttttattatatttttgttatgttatagacccattccagacacggaagaaGCTCTGGTTTGTTCCATGTTTGATCACACATTCTTTTTCCGTTTCCACTTCATTGAAAAGAAAGCATGTCGAAAGATTGcgttgtcattttctcccaaccATCTGCTAAACCATTGCAAGTACCTTGAAATCTAATTATTGGCCTGACTGCGTATTTGCGGAAgtggcatcatcatcatcaaaaccacaatataataatgtgattaaacaagaaaaaataacGTCTCATCAACAATATTTTAGTACAGCTTACATTTTGTAAACTATATTTAGACTCGTTTTTATTAACAGTAATAGTCAACATTATTATAAGATATATTTCGTTATAGTTTGtgacatgaccagcatttacatcttgTCTCATCTTAATCATGTCAAATAGTTTTGTTGAAGATATTCGTAAATTTCATCATcaataatgtgaaataattctAAAATGTAACCTCACGTAACTATGAACTGAATGTAATCGGGACGAGGTGAGCTTTTTTTGACCAGGTGGGTTccggagaggggggggggggggggggggggtttagaGAAATCTCCATAGCCCTAGGTCCAGACAGAGAAAGCTCTGTCATGATCTGAAAGGAGTTAAGCGTCAGTCGAGCAGAGACAGGAAGGCATGTGGTTACAGAGCAGACCAGTACGTTAGGAGGGGGTCTGATTATGTGCGGCTTTGTGGGTGATGAGAAGGACTTTGAATCCGTTGTGGGTGCTGGAAGCCAGTGAAGCTTTTGCTGGGCAGTGGTGTGATGTGGTCTCGAGAGCAGGTAAGAAGTCATGCAGCAGATTTCTGTTTGTATTAGACTTTAGAAGATCATTAGTAGAAAATTCCTTTGCTAACGTTGAGCAGCCAGTTTGCCAGTGTTTGGGCGGTTAGACCAATACTGAAGGAGGTGtgtatgatttattttatttcctgtaTATTTATGTTATACAGGGAAAGCAATAGTACGTGTTACTTAGAGCATATCCTGCTTTTCCAACATTACTTGACATAATAAGTGTAGGACAAGGGCCAAATATAAGCTCCTCCTTGATCTGCTGCTAAATTTGTAAATGAGGTCACTTTAGTCCAAGCTCCTTTATCCTGTTTTTCTTGTACTGAGTGGCTTGTGAGATATattaaaacatgacaaaaatattttaacaaaatggGAGCAGTGCCTAGTAGACAAAATATTGTTCAAAGTGTAGCTATTTTTCTCAAATATTCATTTGGGAGTTTTTTGGAAAGTTTTGATTTTCAATAGTTTTTACAATTCTTACTCATCACAAGAGGTGCCAATAATTGTCACGGTATCAGTCTATCGGCACTGtctaatatttatttaagtgGCATGTACCCAACTTTAGATAAAttagtcatggccaaaagttttgagaaatacacaaatacaggttttcacaaagtttgctgctttttgtcagttgtttctgtggtggattgaagtataattacaagcattttatgagtttcaaaggcttttattgacaattacatcaagtttatgcaaagagtcaatatttgcaatgttggcccttttttcaagTCCTCTGCAATTCAatcatgctgtcaatcaacttctgggctaAATCCCAACAACCCTTCAtaatggcaacccattccttcataatcagtgcttggaatttgtcagaatttgtgggtttttgtttgtccacctgcctcttgaagGTTGatcacaagttctcaattgggttAAGGTCCgaggagtttcctggccatggacccaacaTCTCAATGTATTGTTCCCCAATCTGCATAGTTCTCACCTTGGCCTTACGGCACGGTAAAAAGTGTGGGCATTTTTTAACTGTATGGTGCATGTTCTCAATGTATTATGGGCTTATGTCTGTTTTCTTCACGGGTGCTGACGACACATCACCTATAATGACTACAcatagtagtagcctagtgggtaacacactcgcctatgaaccagaagatcccacttactaccattgtgtagtaaccctgagctgctccagggggggactgtgcctgtaactactgattgtaattcgctctggatatgggcatctgataaatgctgtaggttaccagtttcatttattcatttgcttATTGTTATCCACTCTTTGTATGATTTCAGTCATGTCCTATGTCTTATGAAATGGTAAATTGTGAACGTTATCTTGAAATTTAGAACTCTAGAGCTGACCTGATTATGACCGCCTGCTTTTGGGTCAAGGTCTTCATGTGGGTCAAGGTCAGGTTGATGGTTCAGGGATTGAGGAGCATTAGTGTAACAGCTTGTTGTGAATCTGTATCTTTAGtacatatgtatttattgataCCTATAATGGCCagttttagtttgtgtttttctacagtatttttttgtctgaatTTTTGAGCACTtcccgcactgtaaataaacgtgcaccttttttccttcactacacctggtgttttttttgtggtggaagCGCACAGTGTAGACAGGACATGGACGTTCCTGCCTCACAGGTACCGTACTCCATCATGCTGGAGCACCaagttcttcaccaaactgttcttggacagttgggagaagttgctgtcagagaATGTTTTGGTTCCagtctttattcatggctgtgttcctAGGCAAAGTTGTGAGAGAGCCcactctcttggatgagaagctTCCCAaaacatgaatggtctcaggatgctttactgttggcatgagataggactgatggtagcgctcaccttttcttctctggacaataatttttccagatgacTCAAACAATGGGGCTTCATCACAGAAAATGACTTCACCCCATTTATCTTCAGCAGTCTAATCCCTGCACGTTTTGCAGAATAtgagtctgtccttgatgtttttcttggagagaagtgacttctttgctgcccttcttgacactaGACCACCTATTGAAAGTTTTCACCACACTGtatgtgcagatgcactcacacctgcttgctgccattcctgagcatgCTCTGCACTGATGGCACCCCGATTCCACAGCT includes the following:
- the gpr185b gene encoding G-protein coupled receptor 12 isoform X2, whose protein sequence is MIHSLAAAMSDQLLNISLLSTEATLNLPDAQNSSPVRTPDLQPLAVSPWDIALCVTGTLISCENAIVIAILFYTPTLRAPMFILIGSLAFADLLAGLGLILNFVFIYMLNTEFVTLVSVGLLIAAFSASVLNILAITVDRYLSLYNALTYHTERTVTFTYVVVGLIWVVCIVLGLLPILGWNCLRNESNCSICRPVTKNNAVALAVTFLLVFALIMQLYLQICKIAFRHAQQIAVQHQFMAISTTKGVCTLSIILCTFATCWMPFAMYSIVADSSYPMIYTYATVLPATCNSVINPIIYAFRNPDIQKSLWLACCGCVPSNFSLRPRTSSDV
- the gpr185b gene encoding G-protein coupled receptor 12 isoform X1 codes for the protein MGARWATGGSATNCAETFRNVAGGNGGTLTLLGGRAPLPVECHAMAMIHSLAAAMSDQLLNISLLSTEATLNLPDAQNSSPVRTPDLQPLAVSPWDIALCVTGTLISCENAIVIAILFYTPTLRAPMFILIGSLAFADLLAGLGLILNFVFIYMLNTEFVTLVSVGLLIAAFSASVLNILAITVDRYLSLYNALTYHTERTVTFTYVVVGLIWVVCIVLGLLPILGWNCLRNESNCSICRPVTKNNAVALAVTFLLVFALIMQLYLQICKIAFRHAQQIAVQHQFMAISTTKGVCTLSIILCTFATCWMPFAMYSIVADSSYPMIYTYATVLPATCNSVINPIIYAFRNPDIQKSLWLACCGCVPSNFSLRPRTSSDV